One part of the Nitrospira sp. genome encodes these proteins:
- a CDS encoding transcriptional regulator has translation MPIYEYQCTSCAHRFEVKQSIKDDPIKECVRCGKEVTKLISPPAIMFKGSGWYITDYSDKMKPGGSDTAEKPAAATTEKPATPTTSESTASAPAAAPATTSTTSAAPATSTPSSGTSSSSSTSSSGN, from the coding sequence CCCACCGGTTCGAGGTGAAGCAGAGCATTAAGGACGACCCGATCAAGGAATGTGTGCGGTGCGGGAAGGAAGTGACGAAATTGATTTCGCCGCCGGCCATCATGTTCAAAGGCAGCGGCTGGTATATCACCGACTACTCGGACAAGATGAAACCGGGAGGAAGCGACACGGCGGAAAAACCAGCGGCAGCAACGACCGAGAAACCCGCGACACCAACGACCAGTGAGAGCACGGCCAGCGCTCCGGCCGCCGCTCCAGCGACGACCTCCACGACCAGCGCCGCGCCCGCGACAAGCACACCCAGCTCAGGGACATCCAGCTCGAGTTCCACCTCGTCGTCCGGCAACTAA